TAGTACATCAGTTGCCACCTCCTACTCTCTTAGGAACTTAAGTTTAGGATGTTTCTTGACATGTATTGATTTTAACATGGTGACTCGTGGAAGATTAGACAGAACGGGATCCACATTGGTACCCCATTGGAGCTTTTTGCAAATTAAATTTGGGGTTTACCTAAGAACAAGCATGGAAATATTCTTTGCAACTTGCTTCTGTTTTGATATATTGTGTTGCATGAGATGAGTGGAGTAGTAGAATGTTGAACATGTTACTTGGTACTTACAACAGTGCCTATAATTATAATCTTGTTTTTTGCTTTGCTTTGAGGTGTGGCAATAGATGTTTGTTTATACATTTTATTGTCTGGTATTGCAGGACTATTAAAAGGTGATCCTATTGTAACTTGCTGGGTTTATCCTTTggcagtttttctttttctgattcaTAGCTGCTTCTTAAACATTCTTTCCTTGAAAGGAGATGATATTTGTTGATTTCCTTCAAATCAGCTATGTATAACTTTATGTTAGATGAAAATTTTGGGTTTTACAATGagcttaatttttcaaatcagccTCTTGATTTCTTTGCTGCAGGCCTTAGAAAAGTATAGATATGAGCAATCCCTGGAGCACACAAGTCAGTTTATcgagaaattggaaaaagagCTTGAAGATTATCTTGAACACCTTGTTcattacaaaaaagaaaaggagaatatGCCTCCGAGTACAACTATTGATACTTGATTGTTTGCTGAAATATTTTCCTGTAAGAAAACAAATATTGCTTGGCCCCCTAAATTACTTATCCACGTGATCCACATTTATCtcaattttctctttctctggGATTATGTTTTGGATTTGCTGATGGGAAATGATGATTCATGTATTTTTTGTGGTAGAGGTGTCAATCTTGTTAACTCTTCTTTGCTGCTACAAGTGATTCTACTCCTACCTGAAACATCCACTCCCCTATAAAGTCCCCATGTCCAAAAAGATCCCCTGCCTGTCTAGCATTTCCTTGACTCTTATAATGACAGATTTCCCTAAAAAATTTCCAATGTTGGGTGAAAAGATAGCCCAAAGAAGCCAAATGGTACCAATTGCTCTAATAATTGCagcataaaaagaaaaagcagaGAGATGATAGCAAGAGAAGATTGAGTATTGAACAAACTGTAGCATATAAATCCCAGTGAATGGGTCTTCTTGGACCATTCTGCTGGTTCTTCATCTACCGCTGAAATTATGATGACTTTGGGGGTGCACCGGAATGATCTGAAGAAGTTGGTCTTTTACCTTCATTTTCATTCGATTCACAGTGATGGGATATTATCACCTACCAAGCTTGTTGAGAGAGCCCACCAAAATGGGGTAAGATTTCTCCGAATTCAATTTTTGTCTATCCTAGTAATTCTTATATGTtaaatttgggaatttgtgaAAAGCCATGTTATGAAAATTGTTCTGTTTGTGTTTTGAAGAATCTGATATTGGAATTGTTTATAATTTATGATTGCGTTCAGAGGATCATGTTTTGCTCTATAAAAAGTTGAAGTCTTTACATAGTTTAACAAGAGACTAATGCCTTTCCTTTTGTTCGGTCTTTTTTAGTGTATGCAGGTGGTTCGTAAGCATATTTTAATCAGAGAGAAAACAGGGAGAGTTTACTGTGATTACCAGTTTCTGATTTTGGAATCCATCAATGGGGCAAAACTGATTGGAAAGTTATCAAAACACTCTGAGAAGCATACTGCACAGCTTAGATTTTGTGAAATTTCAGTGGTTTACATTTGGACCGCTAGCACTGTCCACTAGAGATGTCTGTTTGGAAACTGTCCCCTGTGCTCGTTTAGAATCATTTTCCAATGTTTGCAATTCAGCATCACTGATAATACGTGTTATTTACCTTGATGGACTTATATGCCATGAATACTTTTCTTTGTCCCCTCTCATGGATTTTATAGTTCAATCCTTTATAAGATCTTTGCTCCACTATTGTTCTTCTAATATTATTAGCATGAGATATGCTAGTAGTCTGCGCCTTTTTAAAGAGTACGATGTGGTTAGACTATTACAACTTATTAGTATGTATATCCTGAACAGGTGAAAGTAATTGCGTTGACAGATGATGATACAATGTCTGGTATACCTGAAGCCCAGGAAGCAGCTTTCAGATTTGGGATCAAGATTATTCCAAGAGTTGAAGTTAGCACAGTTTTCTGTCCAAGTTAAAGTCGTCTCTTTGGCTTAATTATATCTAGCATTAAAAAACAGTAGCTAAAACACATGTTTTAGGGGTCTGGTAGTTCTCCTATTAACTTTACTGGCTGTCTTGTGGCACAGTTTCATTGATTGTTAATGGATTGctgatttatttatttcctgtttgcacattttattttctttctgaTATTCAACATAAATAAACAGAGGAGAGACGGGATCAGAAGAACCAGTTCATGTTCTCGCATACTATAGCGTGTGTCGACCATCAAGGATAGAGGAATCAGTGAAGCTGATACTTGGTACAAGGAATGGGTGTTTCCTAAGTGCAAAGAGCATAGTTTCAAAATTAAACAAACTGAAGCTATCTCTCAAGTGGGAGCATATGACCAAGATAGCAGGCACAGGTGTTGCTCCTGAGAGGCTGCATGTTGCTTGTGCTTTGGTTGAAGCAGGCCATGTAGAGAACCTAAGACTGGCCTTTTCAAGATATCTTTATGATGGTGGACCTGCTTATTCTAGGTAATTAGTGTGATATAGTTAAATTTTGTGCGTTTCTTAAGTTGGTCAATATGACTTCTGTATAGATTGATTGAGAGTTCTTGTTCAGGGAAAGTGAACAAAATGCAGAGGAAGCAGTTGAACTGATATTTGAAGCAGGTGGTGTTGCAGTTCTGGCACATCCCTGGGCGCTAAAACCCCAAGTTGCCGTGATCAGAAGGCTAACAAAACCAGGCTTGCATGGAATAGACACCTGCAGAAGTGATGGAAAACTGGCAGGTACTTCATTCATACTCTGTTGCCttcatttactttctttttcatCTATTGGATTTCCTAAACTTATTGCTCACATCTGCAActtcttcaaagaagattttcATTTTGAGTATAACAATACAACGTATTCACTTTAATCATCTTTTGGCGCATGTGGGCTTTGTAATGGTATCTTGTATCACCTTTTGTTGATAAAATAGTGTACTGCGATTGTGCTGATGCATATGGTCTTGTGAAGCTTGGAGGATCAGATTACCGGGGGAGAGGTGGACAGCATGAGTCTGATGTTTGTgttgggaggggggggggggagtgtGAGCCTTCCCATGTCATCGGTGCGTGAGTTTCTTAAGGTCGCCATACCAATTTGGTTCAAAGGCTATTGTAGATAGTCTTGGAAAAATGTCAAAGATCCCAATGATGTAAATTTACATTTTATAATCAATTGTAGCTGCAATCACGCAACGTATTGACAATCTGCATGTAATGTATTGACAAGTTTAGCCACAATGACGCAATGTATTGACAAATCTGCACGGAAATGcgctctatctctctctctctcaaaaatcTGGGAGGGAGAATGTTGAGGTCAAATTTGGAATACTAaaactaatgtgctaattgcctttgtaatttgtttggatagtttaTGGGTTTTTCTAATTGTTCCTTGTAACACACCTGGAATTTACCCAAGTTattatgtgtgtgtatgtatttatatatactTACTCTAAtaaatatttcatttcaaatttgaTGCTTGAAATATATATTAACAAGTATCTAATGGGCACTTATAAGATACTTTTATAGTTTATTATTgagtaaattttttatatactgacagtgtatacattcGCGGGTCTAGATATATGttacatatataaaatttggtgtttaaattcaaattcagatgATGTGACATTCATTCAATCCCATTAGTTTATACACTAATAGTGTATAAGAAAGattaatcatttattatttgtataattttatttgtttatatcataaatgtattttttaatcaccttttgatttcatatatatcacataaaaaagtgttataatattttttttaaaaaaaaacttatccTAAATAATCCTTTTTTCCAAACACAAATGAATCAGAACAACATGCAACGTTATCCATCAATCTGGGATTGTCTATATTGAAGTGCATTCAGTCTAAAACAATCGCCAACTCTCAAATGAAATACCTCATATTTTGAATTAAATTATAACTTAACAGAATTCGTTTAAACTTAACAGAATTCGATAAACTTAACAGAATCCGGTAAATTTAATAGTCGAGACCGTCAttttcgttaaatttaacgaattttattaatttgtaATTTAGTTTATAACATGAGATATCGTTTTTTATGTTTTGAAATCATGGGggatttttctgtgtattagatatATCACAggggttttttttatttttaacccaTTTTTTTAAAGATAAATCTCTAATCCACATCGTCCAAATAGATGCCTTCAGTGTAATAGTTTTCTAGACagttttttgttattaaaaGAAACTGTAGTCGTTTGGATTAATTGCACAAGACTTCCTGCACCAGAGTACTGGAGAAACCGATCTAACCTTAGTAGGAGAAAggtcataaaatgtaggagaaaacCCCAGCAAGTGTACGAGAATGACCCAACAGAAGGGCCATaattatgatatgtatatatataaaaaaaaaaattgtgcacTGAAACAAGATGTCATGGAAGAAATTAAACAAAGCTTATAGGCGAACAAAATCCATAAATTATGCTTTTAATTTTATGACCGCATGgttgtttgaattatttgacATGCTTattcacttatatatatatatagagagagagagagagagaaatgacGGAATTTAAGAAATAAGAAGGGGGAATAGGAGGTTTAAATCCAAAACTTCTAAATTCTGGAGTTTCAGAATCAATCTTTAGACGAAGACTTTCTTGGCATTATTTGACATTTTCTTAATCTTTGTCAACGGGAAACTTGGGCAAAGGTTAATTGATGACACATGTTgaccttaaaaaaaaaggagttgcACAATTCAACATGAAAAAAATATCAAGTAAAGATGagcttttaattttttccaaatACATTTCTTTCAATAATATTTGTCCTTAATAATAATATTGATGTTCTTTAGAACAATAAACGATGAAAAATATGTAAGACTTGGAGAAGCACGTGCACATAAGGATAAAAATTGCACCAAGTCAttcaaaaaagggaaaaaaaataatgttgcgataataacaaataatgaatatcctCATTCGTAATATGCTTTTTATTTTGAGTGTTTTTTTATAAACATCTGAGCAAAATACCATTTAtaatatttcataatttttgatCCTCTATACATCtttgcaattgcaacttcaaGTTTAAAATTTTGGCAATCGTAGTATTGGTTTTTTAATTGACCATCTATAAATTATATATTGGTTTAATTCTATCCAATTACATGGTTCTAGTAAATTAATAAAAGAATCTGTTGAAATCTGTTTAGTGAAAGGGCTTATTAGCtgagttgtttttttttttatctctgcATCAAGAAACTGGTTGAACTGAGTTTCCTCCAGATCTGTTTTACATCCAAATTCATAAAACGAATACAACTTCTGAAATATTCTTTTGATAGTCATTGTTATATTAATGAGTTGATAAGTAGTAATGCAAATAGCAGGGGATAGAGATTAGTGTCAAAGttactacttttattttaatttttatttttcacaaGGGAACACAGGATTTAAAAAGCAGGGAAGTGACAGAGGGATTAGAACCCAGGACCTCTAATTCCTAGATCTCGAGTCAAAGTTACTAACTAATACACTTTTATCGAAAACGACATAAGACACACACACACCCAACTAATTAAATTTGACTGAGGGttaaagctaagaggacctaagAGGTAAACCTAAGGGGGACCCCAAAACCTTACCTATCCAGCCAATTGGTAATTGGAAGGCAAACCTGTGGACCTTAAGTCTAGGTTAAAGAACCCACATCCTAGCGATGTGGGACGGATGcccatccccccccccccccccccccccccgagCCATTAAATTCTAAATCCAATCTCTTGGCTGAGATCACttgtgaccaaatgaaaggaaCATTTTTACTAGTCATTTCAACATTGCAACTTGTCCAGCAATACCTGTCTTTCTACATACACCATTAAATTCTAAATCCAATCTCTTGGCTGAGATCACttgtgaccaaatgaaaggaaCATTTTTACTAGTCATTTCAACATTGCAACTTGTCCAGCAATACCTGTCTTTCTACATAGAAGCATTAACAAATCAAAGAATCATTTTCCACCCCGTAAACTAATCTACAAAAAATGAGAAAGTAcgtattggaaaattttttttagcatCTGCAGTAGAATGAAACTTAAAATTATGGAAGATGCTAGAAAAGGTCCATGCAAAGAAGCAAAATCCAATTTGGATGGTAATTCACAAAAGTCCAAAGTCAAGATGTccatcatgttttttttttttttttttattacttgtCATCATCTACATCTACACTTACTCCTAATCCTAATCTAACCTATACTAGGGAATGAACGACGGGACTAAACTACCATCGAACCATACGAGTGCACAGCATTCATATGGATCTTAAGCAAAGCTACATTAAGTGGCACTTTTTTGATGGGAGGCCAAGGGTTCACCCACACTAAAGGTGGTGGCCAACTCCACTAAAGGGGGTTGGTTATTTGTCCATCATATCATTATCATAtttcttgccaaaattcaaATTGATGACTTGTTCTTTTACAAGTTTATATATACCAGGGTCTATATACTTATTGCAACTTCCAAATTTCTCAAGTCTTCAGCTCTAAAATGGAAGAAACTGGTGGGGTAAAGCTCTTAGGATTCTGGGTAAGCCCATTTGCTCAAAGGGTGAAGTGGGCACTGAAGCTAAAAGGCGTTCAGTATGAATACATAGAAGAAGATATATACAATAAGAGCCCTTTGCTGTCAAAGTTGAATCCTGTTTACGGAATGGTTCCTGTTCTTGTTCACAATGGAAAACCAATTTCAGAATCCATAATCATTCTAGAATACATTGATGAGGTGTGGAAACAGGCTCCCCTGTTGCCTCAAGATCCTTATGAAAGAGCCCAAGCACGCTTTTGGGCTAAATTTGCCGAAGAGAAGGTATTGACTGCTTATTTATTACCGGCTACTTGATCCTTCTTGTGGCCTAAAATTGTGCTGTAGCATTAAAATCTGATCACCCTTTACTTTGGTTTCAAGCCTAATTTCATGGCTGTTCTTTGATTGATGTCCAGGTTAGACAATCCGTGTGGGAAGCTATGTGTTCTAGTGGTGAAGAGAAGCAGAAGGCAGTGAAATCAGCAGTGGAGGCGTTTGAAGAGTTTGAGAAGGAGCTAAAACGAAGAGGGACAAAGTTCTTTGGAGGGGAAACGATTGGTTTTGTGGATATCGTAGCTGGCTGTATTTCTTACCAGCTGGCCCTGCATGAGGAAGTTGGATCCATCAAGATTCTTGACTCATCAAAGTTCCCAGCCATTTCTGAGTGGATCAAGAATTTTCTCAATCATCCACTGATTAATGAAGGCTTACCACAGAAAGATCAGATGTTTGCTTATTTCTCCAAACGTAGCAAAGAAATAGCTTCTCAGAAAATGTCTCACAAGACTGCTTAGAAAAAAGTTGAATCATTGGAACAAGACAATGTCCTATAACATGTATGTGTTGGAACACATTACCCTACTACTAGATTAATGATGTGACGTCATATTATATTTTGCCTATTATTGTATTTTAATCTATATTTCATTGTTTTGTGTcatgccttgtttggattgctgttttccgtcgaaaaattgcgtcgttttccgtgatcacatttccctattaccttttttcctcacatacatcaaatcgctacagtaatttttccgtgaaaaatgacgaaaaatgcaatctaaacacaattgtgcaaatatattaGTTAAAACTAGTATTGAACTCGTAATTAGTAgttattttcttccttttcttgtacAAAATATATTGGTCGGCGGTGCCAGAATACACTAGTAGTTTAATTGGCATACGCCTTCTTATTAACTAATATTCGAACATAAcaatcaactttttttttttttaaaaaaagctcAACAATAATTACGCAAATAATTATTCAACAATCAACTTCAACAATAATTATTCAAATATTAGATAACGTGCACATATACACACCAACAAGGctctaaaaaaaatttctgtacCTTGCACGGGTTAGCAACTAGTTTTAGGTTTTAAGGAAAATAccggaaatgaaaatgcaagGTGAAATGGAGCCCCTGAAAACTATTGAACCGGGTCAGAACAGTATAAAACGGATTCTTTTGTAAAATCCGGGTAAATAGTATAGTATATACTGGGAATGGGTCCCGACTCCCGACCCAGACCCTACTTATTTCCAGCCCTAGAATGAAGAAGATATTTAAGGAAACAGCGTCGTTTAGCAGACACCAAAATTATAACACTCTTTTGC
This region of Coffea arabica cultivar ET-39 chromosome 3c, Coffea Arabica ET-39 HiFi, whole genome shotgun sequence genomic DNA includes:
- the LOC113735091 gene encoding glutathione S-transferase U7-like, which produces MEETGGVKLLGFWVSPFAQRVKWALKLKGVQYEYIEEDIYNKSPLLSKLNPVYGMVPVLVHNGKPISESIIILEYIDEVWKQAPLLPQDPYERAQARFWAKFAEEKVRQSVWEAMCSSGEEKQKAVKSAVEAFEEFEKELKRRGTKFFGGETIGFVDIVAGCISYQLALHEEVGSIKILDSSKFPAISEWIKNFLNHPLINEGLPQKDQMFAYFSKRSKEIASQKMSHKTA